The following proteins come from a genomic window of Achromobacter deleyi:
- a CDS encoding DMT family transporter → MFALSRQEIALVLVTMLWGSTFLIIHIAMQHSGPLFFVGVRFTIAGAVSMLLFRRHMAGLTRRETGAGVAIGCALFLGYYLQTHGLRTITSSQSAFITALYVPIVPLLQWAVLKRPPGLMSWVGVGLAFTGLVLLAGPEAGALHFSPGEIATLAGAVAIAAEIILIGHFASSVDSRRVTAVQLLTAGLVSFALMPVLGEPVPAFSWLWAGGAIGLGLASAVIQLTMNWAQKSVSPTRATVIYAGEPVWGGIVGRLAGERLPGLALVGAALIVAGVLASEVKFKRRAKPALGKT, encoded by the coding sequence ATGTTTGCTTTGTCGCGCCAGGAAATCGCCCTGGTGCTGGTCACCATGCTGTGGGGAAGCACCTTCCTCATTATCCATATCGCCATGCAGCATAGCGGACCGCTGTTCTTCGTGGGGGTGCGCTTCACCATCGCCGGCGCCGTGTCGATGCTGCTGTTCCGGCGACACATGGCCGGGCTGACGCGACGCGAGACGGGCGCGGGCGTGGCGATCGGCTGCGCGCTGTTCCTGGGGTACTACCTGCAGACCCATGGCCTGCGCACCATCACCAGCAGCCAGTCGGCCTTCATCACCGCGTTGTACGTGCCGATCGTGCCGCTGTTGCAGTGGGCGGTGCTCAAGCGTCCGCCCGGCCTGATGAGCTGGGTCGGCGTGGGGCTGGCGTTCACGGGGCTGGTGCTGCTGGCCGGGCCTGAAGCGGGCGCGCTGCATTTCAGCCCCGGCGAGATCGCCACGCTGGCCGGCGCGGTGGCGATTGCCGCCGAGATCATCCTGATCGGCCATTTCGCCAGCTCGGTGGACAGCCGCCGCGTCACGGCGGTGCAACTGCTGACGGCAGGGCTGGTGTCGTTCGCGCTGATGCCGGTGCTGGGCGAGCCGGTGCCGGCGTTCTCATGGCTGTGGGCGGGCGGCGCCATCGGCCTGGGCCTGGCCAGCGCGGTGATCCAGCTGACCATGAACTGGGCGCAGAAGTCGGTGTCGCCGACCCGCGCCACGGTAATCTATGCCGGCGAACCGGTGTGGGGCGGCATCGTCGGCCGGCTGGCCGGTGAACGCCTGCCGGGGCTGGCGCTGGTAGGCGCGGCGTTGATCGTGGCGGGCGTCCTGGCCAGCGAAGTGAAGTTCAAGCGCCGCGCCAAGCCGGCGCTGGGCAAGACCTGA
- a CDS encoding FecR domain-containing protein, with translation MAPGPELLEAAAHWYVALRDADADDPARAAWRRWLDADARHRQAWARMLALQERLGSVPGDLLLPTLRGARQQQRRRLLALALLAGGGASFGWYAAPPWRVLSAGLRTATGERRTVTLPDGGTLYLNTASAVDIDYGPERRVLRLHQGEVLVQTAPDPAGQRPFEVWTVDGSARALGTRYAVRREPAGTRVAVFQDAVLLRPADPAAPSLRLAAGQQSLLTARAAAAPEPVIAGQADWVEGRLVAIDQPLGDFIAELARYRQGSLSCDPAVAHLRLSGAFRLADTDAALENVAASLPVALRYRTRYWVRVVPR, from the coding sequence ATGGCGCCCGGTCCCGAACTGCTCGAAGCGGCCGCGCACTGGTACGTGGCCTTGCGCGATGCCGACGCCGACGACCCGGCGCGCGCCGCTTGGCGCCGCTGGCTGGACGCCGACGCGCGCCACCGCCAGGCCTGGGCGCGGATGCTGGCCTTACAGGAACGGCTGGGCAGCGTGCCCGGCGACCTGCTGTTGCCGACGCTGCGCGGCGCCCGCCAGCAGCAGCGCCGCCGCTTGCTGGCGCTGGCCCTGCTGGCCGGGGGCGGGGCCTCCTTCGGCTGGTATGCCGCGCCGCCCTGGCGCGTCCTGTCCGCCGGATTGCGCACCGCCACCGGCGAGCGCCGTACCGTCACGCTGCCGGACGGCGGCACCCTGTACCTGAACACGGCGTCCGCCGTCGATATCGACTACGGCCCCGAGCGTCGCGTGCTGCGCCTGCACCAGGGCGAAGTGCTGGTGCAGACCGCGCCCGACCCCGCCGGCCAGCGGCCGTTCGAGGTATGGACCGTGGACGGCAGCGCGCGGGCGCTGGGCACCCGCTACGCCGTGCGGCGCGAGCCCGCCGGCACCCGCGTTGCCGTGTTCCAGGACGCCGTGCTGCTGCGGCCCGCCGATCCGGCGGCGCCGTCGCTGCGGCTGGCGGCCGGCCAGCAGAGCCTGCTGACCGCGCGCGCCGCCGCCGCGCCCGAGCCCGTGATCGCGGGCCAGGCGGACTGGGTCGAGGGCAGGCTGGTCGCCATCGACCAGCCGCTGGGCGACTTCATTGCCGAGCTGGCGCGCTATCGCCAGGGCAGCCTGAGCTGCGATCCGGCGGTGGCGCACCTGCGGCTGTCGGGCGCATTCCGCCTGGCCGACACGGACGCGGCGCTCGAGAACGTGGCCGCATCGCTGCCCGTGGCCCTGCGATACCGCACCCGCTACTGGGTTCGGGTCGTGCCGCGCTGA
- the ggt gene encoding gamma-glutamyltransferase → MSSSFDWSFPYASRKMPVLAANAVATSQPLAAQAGLRMLLAGGNAVDSAIATAIALTVVEPVMNGIGGDMFALVWHEGKLHGLNSSGCSPAAWTPDYFAGREAMPATGWGTVTVPGQVAGWKALSDRFGKLPFAQLFEPAIAYAEHGFAVSPTIARQWATQMPKLAQEPGFAEAFLPQGRAPQAGEWWRFPDQARTLRDIAESGGDSFYRGALANKIADFAARSGGALTADDLDQHRPEWVEPISQSFRGYQLHEIPPSGQGISALMALGMLEQFDLESMGRDSADYYHVSIEAMKLAFADLHQHVADPRHMRTDARALLDPAYLAERARLISMDRAAVPVAGTPATGGTVYLTAADAAGTMVSFIQSNYHGFGSGVVVPGTGISLHNRGLNFVLTPGHANQVGPRKKPMHTIIPAFITRGGEPVMSFGVMGGSMQAQGHLQMVTRLAAFGQNPQAMSDAPRFRVEKGPVVNVESHLPADVVDTLRQRGHNVAVAPADSLEFGSAQLICRLPHGGYVAASDSRRDGQAVGF, encoded by the coding sequence ATGTCTTCTTCCTTCGATTGGTCTTTTCCGTACGCTTCCCGAAAAATGCCGGTGCTGGCCGCCAACGCGGTCGCGACCAGCCAGCCGCTGGCGGCGCAGGCCGGGCTGCGCATGCTGCTGGCCGGCGGCAATGCCGTGGACAGCGCCATCGCCACCGCCATCGCGCTGACCGTGGTCGAGCCCGTGATGAACGGCATCGGCGGCGACATGTTCGCGCTGGTCTGGCACGAAGGAAAACTGCATGGCCTGAACTCCAGCGGCTGCTCGCCGGCGGCGTGGACGCCGGACTACTTCGCCGGCCGCGAGGCGATGCCGGCCACCGGCTGGGGCACGGTCACCGTGCCTGGCCAGGTGGCGGGCTGGAAGGCGCTGTCCGACCGCTTCGGCAAGCTGCCGTTCGCGCAGTTGTTCGAGCCGGCCATCGCCTACGCCGAGCACGGCTTCGCGGTCAGCCCCACCATCGCCCGCCAATGGGCCACGCAGATGCCCAAGCTGGCGCAGGAGCCAGGCTTCGCCGAGGCCTTCCTGCCGCAGGGCCGGGCGCCGCAGGCGGGTGAATGGTGGCGTTTTCCGGACCAGGCGCGCACCTTGCGCGACATCGCCGAAAGCGGCGGCGACAGCTTCTACCGCGGCGCGCTGGCCAACAAGATCGCCGACTTCGCCGCCCGCAGCGGCGGCGCGCTGACCGCGGACGACCTGGACCAGCACCGCCCTGAATGGGTCGAGCCGATCTCGCAATCGTTCCGCGGCTACCAGCTGCATGAAATCCCGCCCAGCGGCCAGGGCATCTCGGCGCTGATGGCGCTGGGCATGCTGGAACAGTTCGACCTGGAATCGATGGGCCGCGACAGCGCCGATTACTACCACGTCAGCATCGAGGCCATGAAACTGGCCTTCGCCGACCTGCACCAGCACGTGGCCGACCCGCGCCACATGCGCACCGACGCCCGCGCCCTGCTCGACCCGGCCTACCTGGCCGAGCGCGCGCGCCTGATCTCGATGGACCGCGCCGCCGTGCCGGTGGCCGGCACGCCCGCCACCGGCGGCACGGTCTACCTGACCGCCGCCGACGCGGCCGGCACCATGGTGTCGTTCATCCAGTCCAACTACCACGGCTTCGGTTCCGGCGTGGTGGTGCCGGGCACCGGCATCAGCCTGCACAACCGCGGCCTGAACTTCGTGCTGACGCCCGGCCACGCCAATCAGGTCGGCCCGCGCAAGAAGCCGATGCACACCATCATCCCCGCTTTCATCACCCGCGGCGGCGAGCCGGTCATGTCGTTCGGCGTGATGGGCGGCTCGATGCAGGCGCAAGGCCACCTGCAGATGGTCACGCGCCTGGCGGCCTTCGGCCAGAATCCGCAGGCCATGAGCGATGCGCCGCGCTTCCGGGTGGAGAAAGGCCCGGTGGTCAACGTCGAATCGCACCTGCCCGCCGACGTGGTCGACACGCTGCGCCAACGCGGCCACAACGTGGCGGTGGCGCCGGCCGACAGCCTGGAATTCGGCTCGGCGCAACTGATCTGCCGGCTGCCGCACGGTGGCTACGTGGCCGCGTCCGATTCGCGCCGCGACGGCCAGGCGGTCGGCTTCTAG
- a CDS encoding Bug family tripartite tricarboxylate transporter substrate binding protein — MPFRLIRALAGVAALAFAAQAGAQATDWPQHPVRIVVPFQAGSATDLISRQLGAALSTELGQPFVVEARPGAAAAIGSASVARSAPDGYTLLMGGPAAIVTNRFLQKRLAYDPDAFALVSMVAYTPNILLANPQQPFKTLPEMIAYARANPGKLTYASFGTGTTSHMAGEMLKSVAGIDILHVPYKGAGEAIPALLSGQVSMYFDTIMTGLPQVKSGALLALGMSNSQRSALAPDIPTIAEQGYAGYDIAPWYGLVAPEGTPAPILDKLNRAVNKVLADPALRGKLAEAGAEPRGGSREEFAAFIKAEIPRTKQLIDQAGITPQ, encoded by the coding sequence ATGCCTTTCCGTCTCATCCGCGCCCTGGCCGGCGTCGCCGCCCTGGCCTTCGCCGCGCAAGCCGGCGCCCAGGCCACCGACTGGCCGCAGCATCCGGTGCGCATCGTGGTGCCGTTCCAGGCCGGCTCGGCCACCGACCTGATCTCGCGCCAGCTGGGCGCGGCGCTGTCGACCGAACTGGGCCAGCCGTTCGTGGTGGAAGCCCGCCCCGGCGCCGCCGCCGCGATCGGCAGCGCCTCGGTGGCGCGCTCGGCGCCCGACGGCTACACGCTGCTGATGGGCGGCCCGGCCGCTATCGTCACCAACCGCTTCCTGCAGAAACGCCTGGCCTATGACCCGGACGCGTTCGCGCTGGTGTCGATGGTGGCCTACACGCCCAACATCCTGCTGGCCAATCCGCAGCAGCCGTTCAAGACGCTGCCCGAGATGATCGCCTACGCCCGCGCCAATCCGGGCAAGCTGACCTACGCCTCGTTCGGCACCGGCACCACCTCGCACATGGCGGGCGAAATGCTCAAGTCGGTGGCCGGCATCGACATCCTGCACGTGCCCTACAAGGGCGCCGGCGAAGCCATTCCGGCGCTGCTGAGCGGCCAGGTGTCGATGTACTTCGACACCATCATGACCGGCCTGCCGCAGGTCAAGAGCGGCGCGCTGCTGGCGCTGGGCATGTCCAATTCGCAGCGCTCGGCGCTGGCGCCGGACATTCCCACCATCGCCGAGCAGGGCTACGCCGGCTACGACATCGCGCCGTGGTACGGCCTGGTGGCGCCGGAAGGCACGCCCGCGCCGATCCTGGACAAGCTCAACCGCGCCGTCAACAAGGTGCTTGCGGATCCCGCGTTGCGCGGTAAGCTGGCCGAGGCCGGCGCCGAGCCGCGTGGCGGCAGCCGCGAGGAATTCGCCGCCTTCATCAAGGCCGAGATCCCGCGCACCAAGCAGCTGATCGACCAGGCCGGCATCACTCCGCAGTAA
- a CDS encoding arsenic transporter, which yields MPFPAASLALWGISALAILGILLRPWKLPEYVWAGGAALLLTATGLIPWQAALGAVGKGLDVYLFLIGMMVLAELARQQGLFDWLAMVAARHARGSARRLFDLVFLVGILVTVFLSNDATAVVLTPAVYAAARAAGARPLPYLFICAFIANAASFVLPISNPANLVVYGSQMPPLLDWLQRFTLPSLAAIGLTYLALRFSQRDALREPLRTDIVPQPLAAGARLTGIGILLTAAVLMLASALHADLGLPTFIAGLATAALIHLKQRLSPLPVLRHVAWGVLPMVAGLFVLVEGLARSGAIDALAQALLRLASDSAGGALWGAGIVAALASNLINNLPAGLIAGSVGQIADLPAQTAGALLIGVDLGPNLSITGSLATLLWLIAVRREGQHVGALRFLKLGAWVMPPALLGALLMLALAGG from the coding sequence ATGCCCTTTCCCGCCGCTTCCCTCGCCCTGTGGGGCATCTCCGCCCTGGCCATCCTCGGCATCCTGCTGCGCCCCTGGAAGCTGCCCGAATACGTCTGGGCCGGCGGCGCCGCGCTATTGCTGACGGCCACCGGCCTGATCCCGTGGCAGGCGGCGCTGGGCGCGGTCGGCAAGGGGCTGGACGTGTACCTGTTCCTGATCGGCATGATGGTGCTGGCCGAACTGGCGCGCCAGCAGGGGCTGTTCGACTGGCTGGCGATGGTGGCGGCGCGCCACGCGCGCGGCTCGGCGCGGCGGCTGTTCGACCTGGTGTTCCTGGTGGGCATCCTGGTCACCGTGTTCCTGTCCAATGACGCCACCGCCGTAGTGCTGACGCCGGCGGTGTACGCGGCGGCGCGGGCCGCCGGCGCGCGGCCGCTGCCATACCTGTTCATCTGCGCCTTCATCGCCAACGCCGCCAGCTTCGTGCTGCCGATCTCCAATCCCGCCAACCTGGTGGTCTACGGCAGCCAGATGCCGCCGCTGCTGGACTGGCTGCAACGCTTCACGCTGCCGTCGCTGGCGGCCATCGGCCTGACCTACCTGGCGCTGCGCTTCAGCCAGCGCGACGCGCTGCGCGAGCCGCTGCGCACCGACATCGTGCCGCAGCCGCTGGCCGCGGGCGCGCGCCTGACCGGCATCGGCATCCTGCTGACGGCCGCGGTGCTGATGCTGGCCTCGGCGCTGCACGCCGACCTGGGCCTGCCGACCTTCATCGCCGGCCTGGCCACCGCCGCCCTGATCCACCTGAAGCAGCGGCTCAGCCCGCTGCCGGTGCTGCGCCACGTGGCCTGGGGCGTGCTGCCGATGGTGGCCGGCCTGTTCGTGCTGGTCGAGGGCCTGGCGCGCAGCGGCGCCATCGACGCGCTGGCCCAGGCATTGCTGCGGCTGGCGAGCGATTCGGCCGGCGGCGCGCTGTGGGGCGCCGGCATCGTGGCGGCGCTGGCCAGCAACCTCATCAACAACCTGCCGGCGGGCCTGATCGCCGGCTCGGTCGGCCAGATCGCCGACCTGCCGGCGCAGACCGCCGGCGCCCTGCTGATCGGCGTGGACCTGGGGCCCAACCTGTCGATCACCGGTTCGCTGGCGACGCTGCTGTGGCTGATCGCGGTGCGGCGCGAGGGCCAGCACGTCGGCGCGCTGCGCTTTCTCAAGCTGGGCGCCTGGGTGATGCCGCCGGCGCTGCTGGGGGCATTGCTGATGCTGGCCCTGGCCGGCGGCTGA
- a CDS encoding GntR family transcriptional regulator, giving the protein MLQYQKTAVSAEEEAYQYLQREIRLGNYPPGHRLVPEVIASEIGTSRMPVRGALRRLASEGLVEIRANRGAVVRGLNQQEMREVFEMRSVLEGLAMRNAVRNMSAEHIRRLANMLDQLEQGTGDYLDWTSAHRDFHEYLCSFCQQPRLLRQISELHSVVEPYMRLWAAQPGRVLRVRESHQELIDALLTGDPDRCEAAMRQHVLNTVPALQAFLRQPD; this is encoded by the coding sequence ATGCTGCAGTACCAGAAGACAGCCGTCAGCGCCGAAGAAGAGGCCTACCAGTACCTGCAGCGCGAAATCCGGCTGGGCAACTACCCGCCGGGCCATCGCCTGGTGCCCGAGGTCATCGCCAGCGAGATCGGCACCAGCCGCATGCCGGTGCGCGGCGCGCTGCGCCGGCTCGCCTCCGAGGGCCTGGTCGAGATCCGCGCCAACCGCGGCGCCGTGGTGCGCGGCCTGAACCAGCAGGAAATGCGCGAAGTCTTCGAAATGCGCTCGGTGCTGGAAGGGCTGGCCATGCGCAATGCCGTGCGCAACATGAGCGCCGAGCACATCCGCCGCCTGGCCAACATGCTGGACCAGCTCGAGCAGGGCACGGGCGACTACCTGGACTGGACCAGCGCCCACCGCGACTTCCACGAATACCTTTGCAGCTTCTGTCAGCAGCCGCGCCTGTTGCGGCAGATCTCCGAACTGCATTCCGTGGTCGAGCCCTACATGCGCCTGTGGGCGGCCCAGCCGGGGCGCGTGCTGCGCGTGCGCGAATCGCACCAGGAACTGATCGACGCGCTGCTCACAGGCGACCCCGACCGCTGCGAGGCGGCGATGCGCCAGCACGTGCTGAACACGGTGCCGGCGTTACAGGCTTTCCTGCGGCAGCCCGACTGA
- a CDS encoding sigma-70 family RNA polymerase sigma factor produces MSDQAPAPTLEALYCDHHSWLVGMLRRKLGNGDSAADLAQDTFLRVLANRNVDAILRPREYLATIARGLVTDAYRRQAIERAYLETLAVRPEPVAISPETRAILLETVLAIDRMLDQLGPRTREIFLLAQFEELTYAQVGARLGVSLTTVKKHMVRALTQCLLLAAD; encoded by the coding sequence ATGTCCGATCAGGCTCCCGCTCCCACCCTCGAAGCGCTGTATTGCGATCACCATTCCTGGCTGGTCGGCATGTTGCGCCGCAAGCTCGGCAACGGCGACAGCGCCGCCGACCTGGCCCAGGACACCTTCCTGCGAGTGCTCGCCAACCGCAACGTCGATGCGATCCTGCGCCCGCGCGAGTATCTCGCCACCATCGCCCGCGGCCTGGTCACCGACGCCTACCGCCGCCAGGCCATCGAGCGCGCCTACCTCGAAACCCTGGCGGTGCGCCCCGAGCCGGTCGCCATTTCGCCCGAGACCCGCGCCATCCTGCTGGAAACCGTGCTGGCCATCGACCGCATGCTGGACCAGCTGGGCCCGCGCACCCGCGAGATCTTCCTGCTGGCGCAGTTCGAGGAGTTGACCTACGCGCAAGTCGGCGCGCGCCTGGGCGTCTCCCTCACCACCGTCAAGAAACACATGGTGCGCGCGCTGACGCAATGCCTGCTGCTGGCCGCCGACTGA
- a CDS encoding trypsin-like peptidase domain-containing protein: MNRILSAVALAAALALPAGAQAALPMAVDGQPLPSLAPMLERVTPAVVNISAQGEGGQARAPGRQSIGSGVIVDASQGNILTNHHVVRGAASIRVSLQDGRSFTATVVGSDPDTDLAVLRIPPDKLQALTLSDSSDLRVGDFVVAIGDPYGLGQSASSGIVSALERSSLRAAGYQNFIQTDASINPGNSGGALVNLNGELVGINTMIYTPSGGNVGIGFAIPSNLAGEVMRQLLQHGQVQRGGLGLDTIDVTPRNARQLGMAPNASGVVVARVADGSPAQQAGVQARDLILALDGKPIGTSAQLRNAEGLLPVGKQVRLTLSRGGQRSDVTLRIEPEKNERLHGGSLDARLNGVEFSEIGREQRLKGNDGVAVSATYPERGAVAARMQRGDIIIGVNQRPVSRLADLRGLLGGAAPGQPLLLTLVRGQAMYTLQIQ, encoded by the coding sequence ATGAACCGCATCCTGTCCGCCGTGGCGCTCGCCGCCGCGCTCGCCCTTCCCGCCGGCGCCCAGGCGGCCCTGCCCATGGCCGTGGACGGCCAGCCCCTGCCGTCGCTGGCGCCCATGCTGGAGCGCGTCACGCCCGCGGTGGTCAACATTTCCGCCCAGGGCGAAGGCGGCCAGGCCCGCGCGCCTGGGCGCCAGAGCATCGGCTCGGGCGTGATCGTCGACGCGTCCCAGGGCAACATCCTGACCAATCACCACGTGGTGCGCGGCGCCGCCTCGATCCGCGTGTCGCTGCAGGACGGCCGCAGCTTCACCGCCACCGTGGTCGGCAGCGATCCGGACACCGACCTGGCGGTGCTGCGCATTCCGCCCGACAAGCTGCAGGCCCTGACCCTGTCCGATTCCAGCGACCTGCGGGTGGGCGATTTCGTGGTCGCCATCGGCGACCCCTACGGCCTGGGCCAGTCGGCCTCGTCCGGCATCGTGTCGGCGCTGGAGCGTTCCAGCCTGCGCGCGGCCGGCTACCAGAACTTCATCCAGACCGACGCCTCCATCAACCCCGGCAACTCGGGCGGCGCGCTGGTCAACCTGAACGGCGAGCTGGTCGGCATCAACACCATGATCTACACGCCGTCGGGCGGCAACGTCGGCATCGGCTTCGCGATTCCGTCCAACCTGGCGGGCGAGGTCATGCGCCAGCTGCTGCAGCACGGCCAGGTGCAGCGCGGCGGCCTGGGGCTGGACACCATCGACGTCACGCCGCGCAACGCGCGCCAGCTGGGCATGGCGCCGAACGCCAGCGGCGTGGTGGTGGCGCGCGTGGCGGACGGCTCGCCGGCGCAACAGGCGGGTGTGCAGGCGCGCGACCTGATCCTGGCGCTGGACGGCAAGCCGATCGGCACCAGCGCCCAGCTGCGCAACGCCGAGGGCCTGCTGCCGGTGGGCAAGCAGGTGCGGCTGACGCTGTCGCGCGGCGGCCAGCGCTCGGACGTGACGCTGCGGATCGAACCCGAGAAGAACGAGCGGCTGCACGGCGGCTCGCTGGACGCGCGCCTGAACGGCGTGGAGTTCAGCGAGATCGGCCGCGAGCAGCGCCTGAAGGGCAACGACGGCGTGGCGGTCAGCGCCACCTATCCCGAGCGCGGCGCGGTGGCCGCGCGGATGCAGCGCGGCGACATCATCATCGGCGTCAACCAGCGCCCGGTCAGCCGGCTGGCCGACCTGCGCGGCCTGCTGGGCGGCGCGGCGCCCGGGCAGCCGCTGCTGCTGACGCTGGTGCGCGGGCAGGCGATGTACACCTTGCAGATCCAGTAG
- a CDS encoding thioredoxin family protein yields MLSIRLPARRALVSAKLALASLLLGAAAHAAAPAPAPAPEFTGIQTWLNSEPLTLAGLRGKVVLVDFWTYTCINCINTLPYVKQWNQKYKDQGLVVVGVHTPEFPFERTTKNVADAIKRFGIEYPVAQDNQYKTWDAYRNQYWPAFYLIDKGGNIVYRHFGEGRYAETEAEIQRLLAQPGA; encoded by the coding sequence ATGCTGTCCATCCGCCTGCCGGCCCGCCGGGCCCTCGTTTCCGCCAAACTGGCCCTGGCCAGCCTGCTGCTCGGCGCCGCCGCGCACGCCGCCGCGCCCGCGCCGGCCCCCGCCCCGGAGTTCACCGGCATCCAGACCTGGCTCAACAGCGAGCCGCTGACCCTGGCCGGCCTGCGCGGCAAGGTGGTGCTGGTCGATTTCTGGACCTACACCTGCATCAATTGCATCAACACCCTGCCGTACGTGAAGCAGTGGAACCAGAAGTACAAGGACCAGGGCCTGGTCGTGGTCGGCGTGCATACGCCGGAATTCCCGTTCGAGCGCACCACCAAGAACGTGGCGGACGCCATCAAGCGTTTCGGCATCGAATATCCGGTGGCGCAGGACAACCAGTACAAGACCTGGGACGCCTACCGCAACCAGTACTGGCCCGCGTTCTATCTGATCGACAAGGGCGGCAACATCGTTTACCGCCACTTCGGCGAGGGACGCTATGCCGAGACCGAGGCCGAGATCCAGCGCCTGCTGGCCCAGCCAGGGGCCTGA
- a CDS encoding helix-turn-helix domain-containing protein encodes MSNILHITNSDSDVLTHVGANLKRHRKLAGLSQAALAEASGISRRMIAGLEAGGANISLSSLDKLAQALGVGFVDLVSDPARERRRIEARAWRGKRPGSQAVLLGAAPASCEAQLWIWSLGPGETYVAEPDPEGWHEMVYVIEGTLRLDLSGQVQQVQANDFAIYSSAQPYAYGNDADAPLRFVRNVLR; translated from the coding sequence TTGAGCAATATACTGCACATTACCAATTCCGACAGCGATGTCCTCACGCACGTCGGGGCCAATCTCAAACGCCACCGCAAATTGGCCGGCCTGAGCCAGGCCGCGCTGGCCGAGGCCTCGGGCATCAGCCGCCGCATGATCGCCGGCCTGGAGGCGGGCGGGGCCAACATCAGCCTGTCCAGCCTCGACAAGCTGGCGCAGGCGCTGGGCGTGGGATTCGTGGACCTGGTGAGCGATCCGGCGCGCGAGCGGCGGCGGATCGAGGCGCGCGCCTGGCGCGGCAAGCGGCCGGGCAGCCAGGCCGTGCTGCTGGGCGCGGCGCCGGCCAGCTGCGAGGCGCAGCTGTGGATCTGGTCGCTCGGGCCGGGCGAGACCTACGTGGCCGAGCCGGACCCAGAGGGCTGGCACGAGATGGTCTACGTCATCGAGGGCACGCTGCGGCTGGACCTGTCGGGCCAGGTGCAGCAGGTGCAGGCCAATGATTTCGCCATCTACAGCAGCGCGCAGCCGTATGCCTATGGCAACGATGCCGACGCGCCGCTGCGCTTCGTGCGCAATGTGCTGCGCTAG